The following are encoded together in the Bos mutus isolate GX-2022 chromosome 3, NWIPB_WYAK_1.1, whole genome shotgun sequence genome:
- the ITGA10 gene encoding integrin alpha-10 isoform X2, with the protein MEFPLIPHLFLPLMFLTGLCSSFNLDVHRPRLFLGPPEAEFGYSVLQHVGGGRQWMLVGAPWDGPSGDRRGDVYRCLVGGSHSAPCAKGHLGDHPLGNSSRPAVNMHLGMSLLETDGNGGFMACAPLWSRACGSSVFSSGICARVDASFRPQGSLAPTAQRCPTYMDVVIVLDGSNSIYPWSEVQTFLRRLVGRLFIDPEQIQVGLVQYGESSVHEWSLGDFRTKEEVVRAARNLSRREGRETKTAQAIMMACTEGFSQSRGGRPEAARLLVVVTDGESHDGEELPTALQACEAGRVTRYGIAVLGHYLRRQRDPSSFLREIRAIASDPDEKFFFNVTDEAALTDIVDALGDRIFGLEGSHGENESSFGLEMSQIGFSTHQLKDGILFGMVGAYDWGGSVLWLEEGRRLFPPRTALEDEFPPALQNHAAYLGYSVSSMFLRGGRRLFLSGAPRFSHRGKVIAFQLKKDGAVRVAQSLQGEQIGSYFGSELCPLDIDGDGTTDVLLVAAPMFLGPQNKETGRVYVYLVGQPSLLTLQRTLQPESPQDARFGFAMGALPDLNQDGFADVAVGAPLEDGHRGALYLYHGAQRGVRPRPAQRIAAVAMPQALSYFGRSVDGRLDLDGDDLVDVAVGAQGAAILLSSRPIVRLAPSLDVTPPAISVVQRDCKRRGQEATCLSAALCFQVTSRTPGHWDRRFHVRFTASLDEWTTAARAAFDGSGQRLSPRQLRLSVGNITCEQLHFHVLDTSDYLRPVSLTVTFALDNTTKPGPVLDEGSPTSIQKLVPFSKDCGPDNECVTDLVLQANMDIRGSRKDPFVVRGGRRKVLVSATLENKKENAYNTSLSLNFSRNLHLSSFTPQSNSPVKVECAAPTPHTRLCSVGHPVFQTGAKVTFLLEFEFSCSFLLSQVLVRLTATSSLERNGTLRDNTAQTSAYIQYEPHLLFSSESTLHRYEVHPYGTLPVGPGPEFKTTLRVQNLGCYVVSGLIVSALLPAVAYGGNYFLSLSQVITNNASCTVQNLTEPPGPPVHPEELQHTSRLNESNTRCQVVRCHLGRLAKGTEISVGLLRLVHNEFFRRAKFKSLTVVSTFELSTEEGSVLLLTEASRWSESLLEVIQSRPVLISLWILIGSVLGGLLLLSLLVFCLWKLGFFARKKIPEEEKREDKLEQ; encoded by the exons ATGGAATTCCCCCTCATCCCTCACCTGTTCTTGCCCCTGATGTTCCTGACAG GTCTCTGCTCCTCCTTTAACCTGGATGTGCATCGCCCACGCCTATTTCTAGGCCCACCGGAGGCTGAATTTGGATACAGTGTCTTACAACATGTTGGGGGTGGACGACAATG GATGCTGGTGGGTGCCCCCTGGGATGGGCCTTCAGGTGACCGAAGGGGGGATGTTTATCGCTGCCTTGTAGGGGGCTCCCACAGTGCCCCATGTGCCAAGGGCCACTTGG GTGACCATCCACTGGGAAATTCATCTCGTCCTGCTGTGAATATGCACCTGGGGATGTCTCTGTTAGAGACAGATGGCAATGGGGGATTCATG GCTTGCGCCCCTCTCTGGTCTCGTGCTTGCGGCTCATCTGTCTTCAGTTCTGGAATATGTGCCCGTGTAGATGCTTCATTCCggccccagggaagcctggcacccACCGCACAAC GCTGCCCCACATACATGGATGTCGTCATTGTCTTGGATGGCTCCAACAGCATCTACCCTTGGTCTGAAGTTCAGACCTTCCTACGAAGACTGGTAGGGAGATTGTTTATTGACCCGGAACAGATACAG GTGGGGCTGGTACAGTATGGAGAGAGCTCTGTCCACGAGTGGTCCCTGGGAGATTTCCGAACCAAGGAAGAAGTGGTGAGAGCAGCAAGGAACCTGAGCCGGCGAGAGGGACGAGAAACAAAGACTGCTCAAGCAATAATGATGGCCTG CACAGAAGGATTCAGTCAGTCCCGCGGGGGCCGACCAGAGGCTGCCAGGCTACTGGTGGTTGTCACTGATGGAGAGTCCCATGACGGAGAAGAGCTTCCCACAGCACTACAGGCCTGTGAGGCTGGAAGAGTGACACGCTATGGGATTGCT GTCCTTGGTCACTACCTCCGGCGGCAGCGAGACCCCAGTTCTTTCCTGCGAGAAATCAGAGCTATTGCCAGTGATCCAGATGAGAAATTCTTCTTCAATGTCACAGATGAAGCGGCACTGACTGACATTGTGGATGCATTAGGGGACCGGATTTTTGGCCTTGAGG GGTCccatggagaaaatgaaagctcCTTTGGGCTGGAAATGTCTCAGATTGGTTTCTCTACTCATCAGCTAAAG GATGGGATTCTCTTTGGAATGGTGGGGGCTTATGACTGGGGGGGCTCAGTGTTATGGCTTGAAGAAGGTCGCCGCCTCTTCCCACCACGGACAGCCCTGGAAGATGAGTTCCCCCCTGCATTGCAGAACCATGCAGCCTACCTGG GTTACTCTGTTTCCTCCATGTTTTTGCGGGGTGGTCGCCGCCTCTTTCTCTCAGGGGCTCCTCGGTTTAGTCATCGAGGAAAGGTCATCGCCTTCCAACTTAAGAAAGATGGGGCTGTGAGGGTCGCCCAGAGCCTCCAGGGGGAGCAG ATTGGCTCGTACTTTGGCAGCGAACTCTGCCCATTGGACATCGATGGGGATGGAACAACTGATGTCTTACTTGTGGCTGCCCCCATGTTCCTGGGGCCCCAGAACAAGGAGACAGGACGTGTTTATGTGTATCTAGTGGGCCAG cCATCCTTGCTGACACTCCAGAGAACACTTCAGCCAGAATCCCCCCAGGATGCTCGGTTTGGCTTTGCCATGGGTGCTCTTCCTGATTTGAACCAAGATGGTTTTGCTGATGTGGCTGTGGGGGCGCCGCTGGAGGATGGGCACCGTGGAGCCCTGTACCTCTATCACGGGGCCCAGAGAGGAGTCAGGCCGCGTCCTGCACAG cGGATTGCCGCTGTCGCCATGCCGCAGGCCCTCAGCTACTTTGGCCGAAGTGTGGATGGCCGGCTGGATCTAGATGGTGATGACCTGGTCGATGTGGCTGTGGGTGCCCAAGGGGCAGCCATCCTGCTCAG CTCCCGGCCCATTGTCCGCCTGGCCCCTTCACTAGATGTGACCCCGCCGGCCATCAGCGTGGTTCAGAGGGACTGTAAGCGACGAGGCCAGGAGGCAACCTGCCTGTCCGCAGCCCTTTGCTTCCAAGTGACCTCCCGCACTCCTGGCCACTGGGATCGCCGATTCC ATGTGCGGTTCACAGCATCGCTGGATGAGTGGACAACCGCAGCCCGGGCAGCATTTGACGGCTCTGGCCAGAGGCTGTCCCCTCGGCAGCTCCGGCTCAGTGTGGGGAACATCACTTGTGAGCAACTGCACTTCCACGTGCTG GATACGTCAGATTACCTCCGGCCAGTGTCCTTGACTGTGACCTTTGCTTTGGACAACACCACAAAGCCAGGGCCCGTGCTGGATGAGGGCTCACCCACCTCCATCCAAAAGCTG gTCCCCTTCTCCAAGGACTGTGGCCCTGATAATGAATGTGTCACAGATTTGGTACTTCAAGCTAATATGGACATCAGAGGCTCCAG GAAGGACCCGTTCGTGGTTCGAGGGGGTCGGCGGAAAGTGCTGGTGTCAGCAACTCTGGAGAACAAGAAGGAGAATGCCTACAACACTAGCCTGAGCCTCAACTTTTCCAGAAACCTCCACCTATCCAGTTTCACTCCACAG AGCAACAGCCCAGTGAAGGTGGAGTGTGCAGCCCCCACCCCGCATACCCGGCTCTGCAGCGTGGGGCATCCTGTCTTCCAGACAGGAGCCAAG GTGACCTTCCTGCTAGAGTTTGAGTTTagttgctcctttctcctgagcCAGGTCCTTGTGAGGCTGACGGCCACCAG TAGCCTGGAGAGAAACGGAACGCTTCGAGATAACACAGCCCAGACCTCAGCCTACATTCAGTATGAGCCTCACCTCCTATTCTCCAG TGAGTCCACTCTGCACCGCTATGAGGTCCACCCATATGGAACCCTCCCAGTGGGCCCTGGCCCCGAATTCAAAACCACTCTTAGG GTTCAGAACCTTGGCTGCTATGTGGTCAGCGGCCTCATTGTCTCAGCCCTCCTTCCAGCTGTGGCCTATGGGGGCAATTACTTCCTGTCACTGTCTCAAGTCATCACTAACAAT GCCAGCTGCACAGTGCAGAACCTGACCGAACCCCCAGGGCCCCCTGTGCATCCAGAGGAGCTTCAGCACACAAGCAGGCTG AATGAGAGCAATACTCGCTGCCAGGTTGTGAGGTGCCACCTTGGGCGGCTGGCAAAGGGGACCGAGATCTCTGTTGGACTACTGAGGCTGGTTCACAATGAATTTTTCCGGAGG GCCAAATTCAAGTCTCTGACAGTGGTCAGCACCTTCGAACTGAGCACTGAGGAGGGCAGCGTCCTATTGCTGACTGAAGCCTCCCGGTGGAGCGAG AGCCTCCTGGAGGTGATTCAGTCCCGCCCTGTCCTCATCTCTCTGTGGATCCTCATTGGCAGTGTCCTGGGAGGGCTGCTCCTGctttctcttcttgttttctgCCTTTGGAAG CTTGGCTTCTTTGCCCGGAAGAAAATCCccgaggaagaaaaaagagaagataaattgGAGCAATGA
- the ITGA10 gene encoding integrin alpha-10 isoform X3: MEFPLIPHLFLPLMFLTGLCSSFNLDVHRPRLFLGPPEAEFGYSVLQHVGGGRQWMLVGAPWDGPSGDRRGDVYRCLVGGSHSAPCAKGHLGDHPLGNSSRPAVNMHLGMSLLETDGNGGFMACAPLWSRACGSSVFSSGICARVDASFRPQGSLAPTAQRCPTYMDVVIVLDGSNSIYPWSEVQTFLRRLVGLVQYGESSVHEWSLGDFRTKEEVVRAARNLSRREGRETKTAQAIMMACTEGFSQSRGGRPEAARLLVVVTDGESHDGEELPTALQACEAGRVTRYGIAVLGHYLRRQRDPSSFLREIRAIASDPDEKFFFNVTDEAALTDIVDALGDRIFGLEGSHGENESSFGLEMSQIGFSTHQLKDGILFGMVGAYDWGGSVLWLEEGRRLFPPRTALEDEFPPALQNHAAYLGYSVSSMFLRGGRRLFLSGAPRFSHRGKVIAFQLKKDGAVRVAQSLQGEQIGSYFGSELCPLDIDGDGTTDVLLVAAPMFLGPQNKETGRVYVYLVGQPSLLTLQRTLQPESPQDARFGFAMGALPDLNQDGFADVAVGAPLEDGHRGALYLYHGAQRGVRPRPAQRIAAVAMPQALSYFGRSVDGRLDLDGDDLVDVAVGAQGAAILLSSRPIVRLAPSLDVTPPAISVVQRDCKRRGQEATCLSAALCFQVTSRTPGHWDRRFHVRFTASLDEWTTAARAAFDGSGQRLSPRQLRLSVGNITCEQLHFHVLDTSDYLRPVSLTVTFALDNTTKPGPVLDEGSPTSIQKLVPFSKDCGPDNECVTDLVLQANMDIRGSRKDPFVVRGGRRKVLVSATLENKKENAYNTSLSLNFSRNLHLSSFTPQSNSPVKVECAAPTPHTRLCSVGHPVFQTGAKVTFLLEFEFSCSFLLSQVLVRLTATSSSLERNGTLRDNTAQTSAYIQYEPHLLFSSESTLHRYEVHPYGTLPVGPGPEFKTTLRVQNLGCYVVSGLIVSALLPAVAYGGNYFLSLSQVITNNASCTVQNLTEPPGPPVHPEELQHTSRLNESNTRCQVVRCHLGRLAKGTEISVGLLRLVHNEFFRRAKFKSLTVVSTFELSTEEGSVLLLTEASRWSESLLEVIQSRPVLISLWILIGSVLGGLLLLSLLVFCLWKLGFFARKKIPEEEKREDKLEQ; this comes from the exons ATGGAATTCCCCCTCATCCCTCACCTGTTCTTGCCCCTGATGTTCCTGACAG GTCTCTGCTCCTCCTTTAACCTGGATGTGCATCGCCCACGCCTATTTCTAGGCCCACCGGAGGCTGAATTTGGATACAGTGTCTTACAACATGTTGGGGGTGGACGACAATG GATGCTGGTGGGTGCCCCCTGGGATGGGCCTTCAGGTGACCGAAGGGGGGATGTTTATCGCTGCCTTGTAGGGGGCTCCCACAGTGCCCCATGTGCCAAGGGCCACTTGG GTGACCATCCACTGGGAAATTCATCTCGTCCTGCTGTGAATATGCACCTGGGGATGTCTCTGTTAGAGACAGATGGCAATGGGGGATTCATG GCTTGCGCCCCTCTCTGGTCTCGTGCTTGCGGCTCATCTGTCTTCAGTTCTGGAATATGTGCCCGTGTAGATGCTTCATTCCggccccagggaagcctggcacccACCGCACAAC GCTGCCCCACATACATGGATGTCGTCATTGTCTTGGATGGCTCCAACAGCATCTACCCTTGGTCTGAAGTTCAGACCTTCCTACGAAGACTG GTGGGGCTGGTACAGTATGGAGAGAGCTCTGTCCACGAGTGGTCCCTGGGAGATTTCCGAACCAAGGAAGAAGTGGTGAGAGCAGCAAGGAACCTGAGCCGGCGAGAGGGACGAGAAACAAAGACTGCTCAAGCAATAATGATGGCCTG CACAGAAGGATTCAGTCAGTCCCGCGGGGGCCGACCAGAGGCTGCCAGGCTACTGGTGGTTGTCACTGATGGAGAGTCCCATGACGGAGAAGAGCTTCCCACAGCACTACAGGCCTGTGAGGCTGGAAGAGTGACACGCTATGGGATTGCT GTCCTTGGTCACTACCTCCGGCGGCAGCGAGACCCCAGTTCTTTCCTGCGAGAAATCAGAGCTATTGCCAGTGATCCAGATGAGAAATTCTTCTTCAATGTCACAGATGAAGCGGCACTGACTGACATTGTGGATGCATTAGGGGACCGGATTTTTGGCCTTGAGG GGTCccatggagaaaatgaaagctcCTTTGGGCTGGAAATGTCTCAGATTGGTTTCTCTACTCATCAGCTAAAG GATGGGATTCTCTTTGGAATGGTGGGGGCTTATGACTGGGGGGGCTCAGTGTTATGGCTTGAAGAAGGTCGCCGCCTCTTCCCACCACGGACAGCCCTGGAAGATGAGTTCCCCCCTGCATTGCAGAACCATGCAGCCTACCTGG GTTACTCTGTTTCCTCCATGTTTTTGCGGGGTGGTCGCCGCCTCTTTCTCTCAGGGGCTCCTCGGTTTAGTCATCGAGGAAAGGTCATCGCCTTCCAACTTAAGAAAGATGGGGCTGTGAGGGTCGCCCAGAGCCTCCAGGGGGAGCAG ATTGGCTCGTACTTTGGCAGCGAACTCTGCCCATTGGACATCGATGGGGATGGAACAACTGATGTCTTACTTGTGGCTGCCCCCATGTTCCTGGGGCCCCAGAACAAGGAGACAGGACGTGTTTATGTGTATCTAGTGGGCCAG cCATCCTTGCTGACACTCCAGAGAACACTTCAGCCAGAATCCCCCCAGGATGCTCGGTTTGGCTTTGCCATGGGTGCTCTTCCTGATTTGAACCAAGATGGTTTTGCTGATGTGGCTGTGGGGGCGCCGCTGGAGGATGGGCACCGTGGAGCCCTGTACCTCTATCACGGGGCCCAGAGAGGAGTCAGGCCGCGTCCTGCACAG cGGATTGCCGCTGTCGCCATGCCGCAGGCCCTCAGCTACTTTGGCCGAAGTGTGGATGGCCGGCTGGATCTAGATGGTGATGACCTGGTCGATGTGGCTGTGGGTGCCCAAGGGGCAGCCATCCTGCTCAG CTCCCGGCCCATTGTCCGCCTGGCCCCTTCACTAGATGTGACCCCGCCGGCCATCAGCGTGGTTCAGAGGGACTGTAAGCGACGAGGCCAGGAGGCAACCTGCCTGTCCGCAGCCCTTTGCTTCCAAGTGACCTCCCGCACTCCTGGCCACTGGGATCGCCGATTCC ATGTGCGGTTCACAGCATCGCTGGATGAGTGGACAACCGCAGCCCGGGCAGCATTTGACGGCTCTGGCCAGAGGCTGTCCCCTCGGCAGCTCCGGCTCAGTGTGGGGAACATCACTTGTGAGCAACTGCACTTCCACGTGCTG GATACGTCAGATTACCTCCGGCCAGTGTCCTTGACTGTGACCTTTGCTTTGGACAACACCACAAAGCCAGGGCCCGTGCTGGATGAGGGCTCACCCACCTCCATCCAAAAGCTG gTCCCCTTCTCCAAGGACTGTGGCCCTGATAATGAATGTGTCACAGATTTGGTACTTCAAGCTAATATGGACATCAGAGGCTCCAG GAAGGACCCGTTCGTGGTTCGAGGGGGTCGGCGGAAAGTGCTGGTGTCAGCAACTCTGGAGAACAAGAAGGAGAATGCCTACAACACTAGCCTGAGCCTCAACTTTTCCAGAAACCTCCACCTATCCAGTTTCACTCCACAG AGCAACAGCCCAGTGAAGGTGGAGTGTGCAGCCCCCACCCCGCATACCCGGCTCTGCAGCGTGGGGCATCCTGTCTTCCAGACAGGAGCCAAG GTGACCTTCCTGCTAGAGTTTGAGTTTagttgctcctttctcctgagcCAGGTCCTTGTGAGGCTGACGGCCACCAG CAGTAGCCTGGAGAGAAACGGAACGCTTCGAGATAACACAGCCCAGACCTCAGCCTACATTCAGTATGAGCCTCACCTCCTATTCTCCAG TGAGTCCACTCTGCACCGCTATGAGGTCCACCCATATGGAACCCTCCCAGTGGGCCCTGGCCCCGAATTCAAAACCACTCTTAGG GTTCAGAACCTTGGCTGCTATGTGGTCAGCGGCCTCATTGTCTCAGCCCTCCTTCCAGCTGTGGCCTATGGGGGCAATTACTTCCTGTCACTGTCTCAAGTCATCACTAACAAT GCCAGCTGCACAGTGCAGAACCTGACCGAACCCCCAGGGCCCCCTGTGCATCCAGAGGAGCTTCAGCACACAAGCAGGCTG AATGAGAGCAATACTCGCTGCCAGGTTGTGAGGTGCCACCTTGGGCGGCTGGCAAAGGGGACCGAGATCTCTGTTGGACTACTGAGGCTGGTTCACAATGAATTTTTCCGGAGG GCCAAATTCAAGTCTCTGACAGTGGTCAGCACCTTCGAACTGAGCACTGAGGAGGGCAGCGTCCTATTGCTGACTGAAGCCTCCCGGTGGAGCGAG AGCCTCCTGGAGGTGATTCAGTCCCGCCCTGTCCTCATCTCTCTGTGGATCCTCATTGGCAGTGTCCTGGGAGGGCTGCTCCTGctttctcttcttgttttctgCCTTTGGAAG CTTGGCTTCTTTGCCCGGAAGAAAATCCccgaggaagaaaaaagagaagataaattgGAGCAATGA
- the ITGA10 gene encoding integrin alpha-10 isoform X1 yields MEFPLIPHLFLPLMFLTGLCSSFNLDVHRPRLFLGPPEAEFGYSVLQHVGGGRQWMLVGAPWDGPSGDRRGDVYRCLVGGSHSAPCAKGHLGDHPLGNSSRPAVNMHLGMSLLETDGNGGFMACAPLWSRACGSSVFSSGICARVDASFRPQGSLAPTAQRCPTYMDVVIVLDGSNSIYPWSEVQTFLRRLVGRLFIDPEQIQVGLVQYGESSVHEWSLGDFRTKEEVVRAARNLSRREGRETKTAQAIMMACTEGFSQSRGGRPEAARLLVVVTDGESHDGEELPTALQACEAGRVTRYGIAVLGHYLRRQRDPSSFLREIRAIASDPDEKFFFNVTDEAALTDIVDALGDRIFGLEGSHGENESSFGLEMSQIGFSTHQLKDGILFGMVGAYDWGGSVLWLEEGRRLFPPRTALEDEFPPALQNHAAYLGYSVSSMFLRGGRRLFLSGAPRFSHRGKVIAFQLKKDGAVRVAQSLQGEQIGSYFGSELCPLDIDGDGTTDVLLVAAPMFLGPQNKETGRVYVYLVGQPSLLTLQRTLQPESPQDARFGFAMGALPDLNQDGFADVAVGAPLEDGHRGALYLYHGAQRGVRPRPAQRIAAVAMPQALSYFGRSVDGRLDLDGDDLVDVAVGAQGAAILLSSRPIVRLAPSLDVTPPAISVVQRDCKRRGQEATCLSAALCFQVTSRTPGHWDRRFHVRFTASLDEWTTAARAAFDGSGQRLSPRQLRLSVGNITCEQLHFHVLDTSDYLRPVSLTVTFALDNTTKPGPVLDEGSPTSIQKLVPFSKDCGPDNECVTDLVLQANMDIRGSRKDPFVVRGGRRKVLVSATLENKKENAYNTSLSLNFSRNLHLSSFTPQSNSPVKVECAAPTPHTRLCSVGHPVFQTGAKVTFLLEFEFSCSFLLSQVLVRLTATSSSLERNGTLRDNTAQTSAYIQYEPHLLFSSESTLHRYEVHPYGTLPVGPGPEFKTTLRVQNLGCYVVSGLIVSALLPAVAYGGNYFLSLSQVITNNASCTVQNLTEPPGPPVHPEELQHTSRLNESNTRCQVVRCHLGRLAKGTEISVGLLRLVHNEFFRRAKFKSLTVVSTFELSTEEGSVLLLTEASRWSESLLEVIQSRPVLISLWILIGSVLGGLLLLSLLVFCLWKLGFFARKKIPEEEKREDKLEQ; encoded by the exons ATGGAATTCCCCCTCATCCCTCACCTGTTCTTGCCCCTGATGTTCCTGACAG GTCTCTGCTCCTCCTTTAACCTGGATGTGCATCGCCCACGCCTATTTCTAGGCCCACCGGAGGCTGAATTTGGATACAGTGTCTTACAACATGTTGGGGGTGGACGACAATG GATGCTGGTGGGTGCCCCCTGGGATGGGCCTTCAGGTGACCGAAGGGGGGATGTTTATCGCTGCCTTGTAGGGGGCTCCCACAGTGCCCCATGTGCCAAGGGCCACTTGG GTGACCATCCACTGGGAAATTCATCTCGTCCTGCTGTGAATATGCACCTGGGGATGTCTCTGTTAGAGACAGATGGCAATGGGGGATTCATG GCTTGCGCCCCTCTCTGGTCTCGTGCTTGCGGCTCATCTGTCTTCAGTTCTGGAATATGTGCCCGTGTAGATGCTTCATTCCggccccagggaagcctggcacccACCGCACAAC GCTGCCCCACATACATGGATGTCGTCATTGTCTTGGATGGCTCCAACAGCATCTACCCTTGGTCTGAAGTTCAGACCTTCCTACGAAGACTGGTAGGGAGATTGTTTATTGACCCGGAACAGATACAG GTGGGGCTGGTACAGTATGGAGAGAGCTCTGTCCACGAGTGGTCCCTGGGAGATTTCCGAACCAAGGAAGAAGTGGTGAGAGCAGCAAGGAACCTGAGCCGGCGAGAGGGACGAGAAACAAAGACTGCTCAAGCAATAATGATGGCCTG CACAGAAGGATTCAGTCAGTCCCGCGGGGGCCGACCAGAGGCTGCCAGGCTACTGGTGGTTGTCACTGATGGAGAGTCCCATGACGGAGAAGAGCTTCCCACAGCACTACAGGCCTGTGAGGCTGGAAGAGTGACACGCTATGGGATTGCT GTCCTTGGTCACTACCTCCGGCGGCAGCGAGACCCCAGTTCTTTCCTGCGAGAAATCAGAGCTATTGCCAGTGATCCAGATGAGAAATTCTTCTTCAATGTCACAGATGAAGCGGCACTGACTGACATTGTGGATGCATTAGGGGACCGGATTTTTGGCCTTGAGG GGTCccatggagaaaatgaaagctcCTTTGGGCTGGAAATGTCTCAGATTGGTTTCTCTACTCATCAGCTAAAG GATGGGATTCTCTTTGGAATGGTGGGGGCTTATGACTGGGGGGGCTCAGTGTTATGGCTTGAAGAAGGTCGCCGCCTCTTCCCACCACGGACAGCCCTGGAAGATGAGTTCCCCCCTGCATTGCAGAACCATGCAGCCTACCTGG GTTACTCTGTTTCCTCCATGTTTTTGCGGGGTGGTCGCCGCCTCTTTCTCTCAGGGGCTCCTCGGTTTAGTCATCGAGGAAAGGTCATCGCCTTCCAACTTAAGAAAGATGGGGCTGTGAGGGTCGCCCAGAGCCTCCAGGGGGAGCAG ATTGGCTCGTACTTTGGCAGCGAACTCTGCCCATTGGACATCGATGGGGATGGAACAACTGATGTCTTACTTGTGGCTGCCCCCATGTTCCTGGGGCCCCAGAACAAGGAGACAGGACGTGTTTATGTGTATCTAGTGGGCCAG cCATCCTTGCTGACACTCCAGAGAACACTTCAGCCAGAATCCCCCCAGGATGCTCGGTTTGGCTTTGCCATGGGTGCTCTTCCTGATTTGAACCAAGATGGTTTTGCTGATGTGGCTGTGGGGGCGCCGCTGGAGGATGGGCACCGTGGAGCCCTGTACCTCTATCACGGGGCCCAGAGAGGAGTCAGGCCGCGTCCTGCACAG cGGATTGCCGCTGTCGCCATGCCGCAGGCCCTCAGCTACTTTGGCCGAAGTGTGGATGGCCGGCTGGATCTAGATGGTGATGACCTGGTCGATGTGGCTGTGGGTGCCCAAGGGGCAGCCATCCTGCTCAG CTCCCGGCCCATTGTCCGCCTGGCCCCTTCACTAGATGTGACCCCGCCGGCCATCAGCGTGGTTCAGAGGGACTGTAAGCGACGAGGCCAGGAGGCAACCTGCCTGTCCGCAGCCCTTTGCTTCCAAGTGACCTCCCGCACTCCTGGCCACTGGGATCGCCGATTCC ATGTGCGGTTCACAGCATCGCTGGATGAGTGGACAACCGCAGCCCGGGCAGCATTTGACGGCTCTGGCCAGAGGCTGTCCCCTCGGCAGCTCCGGCTCAGTGTGGGGAACATCACTTGTGAGCAACTGCACTTCCACGTGCTG GATACGTCAGATTACCTCCGGCCAGTGTCCTTGACTGTGACCTTTGCTTTGGACAACACCACAAAGCCAGGGCCCGTGCTGGATGAGGGCTCACCCACCTCCATCCAAAAGCTG gTCCCCTTCTCCAAGGACTGTGGCCCTGATAATGAATGTGTCACAGATTTGGTACTTCAAGCTAATATGGACATCAGAGGCTCCAG GAAGGACCCGTTCGTGGTTCGAGGGGGTCGGCGGAAAGTGCTGGTGTCAGCAACTCTGGAGAACAAGAAGGAGAATGCCTACAACACTAGCCTGAGCCTCAACTTTTCCAGAAACCTCCACCTATCCAGTTTCACTCCACAG AGCAACAGCCCAGTGAAGGTGGAGTGTGCAGCCCCCACCCCGCATACCCGGCTCTGCAGCGTGGGGCATCCTGTCTTCCAGACAGGAGCCAAG GTGACCTTCCTGCTAGAGTTTGAGTTTagttgctcctttctcctgagcCAGGTCCTTGTGAGGCTGACGGCCACCAG CAGTAGCCTGGAGAGAAACGGAACGCTTCGAGATAACACAGCCCAGACCTCAGCCTACATTCAGTATGAGCCTCACCTCCTATTCTCCAG TGAGTCCACTCTGCACCGCTATGAGGTCCACCCATATGGAACCCTCCCAGTGGGCCCTGGCCCCGAATTCAAAACCACTCTTAGG GTTCAGAACCTTGGCTGCTATGTGGTCAGCGGCCTCATTGTCTCAGCCCTCCTTCCAGCTGTGGCCTATGGGGGCAATTACTTCCTGTCACTGTCTCAAGTCATCACTAACAAT GCCAGCTGCACAGTGCAGAACCTGACCGAACCCCCAGGGCCCCCTGTGCATCCAGAGGAGCTTCAGCACACAAGCAGGCTG AATGAGAGCAATACTCGCTGCCAGGTTGTGAGGTGCCACCTTGGGCGGCTGGCAAAGGGGACCGAGATCTCTGTTGGACTACTGAGGCTGGTTCACAATGAATTTTTCCGGAGG GCCAAATTCAAGTCTCTGACAGTGGTCAGCACCTTCGAACTGAGCACTGAGGAGGGCAGCGTCCTATTGCTGACTGAAGCCTCCCGGTGGAGCGAG AGCCTCCTGGAGGTGATTCAGTCCCGCCCTGTCCTCATCTCTCTGTGGATCCTCATTGGCAGTGTCCTGGGAGGGCTGCTCCTGctttctcttcttgttttctgCCTTTGGAAG CTTGGCTTCTTTGCCCGGAAGAAAATCCccgaggaagaaaaaagagaagataaattgGAGCAATGA